The Treponema sp. OMZ 790 genome includes the window CCAACGGCTCCCGATGTATTAACTTTACCGTCCGAATATTTGTCTTGATATGACACTATATCCAGCCTGTATAGAACCCCGGCCTTGCCGTAATTCTATGAATATCATAAAAGTTCATATATATGTTGGTATACCCTATGGCATTAAGATTATTTAAATAACTTTTAACGCTTCTTTACGGTTTACTCCTAATCTATAATCCAATGATAGCCCTACGGAAAAATAAACCGGATATGTTTTTATAAAAAACACGCTGTCATCAGGTATTATTTCAAAACTGCCTCCTATCCCGATAGTCCCGCTCATGTACTTTACCCATGCCTTATTCATAAATGTCCAATACCCGATATATGCCTCTACATTTATTTTGCTGTATTTTTCTACTTCCTCCTGCTGCGGAATATAAAAAATTTCATGTAAACTGTCCAAAACTTTTTTACTTATGTTTTTTATAAATCTTTCATAATTCTGTATCCCGTCTTTTTCATACACGGTAAATATATTTTTCCTTCCCTCGCCGTCAAAAATTCTTAATTCACCTTCGTATGTGTATTCGGTTTTCTTTATCCAGCCGTATATCAAATATGTTATTTTTTCTTCTTTACATAACTTTAACGCATCATAGGAAGATCTTATCTGTTTTACTTTTTTTGAAGTTTTTATTATTTCTACACCTAAAAATTCTTTTTGTTCTTCTATGCTTTCATGTATATCATCACGGAATTTATCATCTGTTTCATAACTTTCTTCTCCCTCTTCAACGCTCAATAAAGGCGCTATATATACTTGTTCAGCTTCCAATCTTATAAAAATTATTATTATAGCTAATATTAAACTCTTACATTTGTTCATTGTTTATCGCCTTTTCTCTTTTTATAAAATTTTCAATTATTTTAAATGCATCTTCTTCCATTCCTTTTTCTCTCAAAAAACTTATTTCTTTTAATATATAGTCATAATTCTCTTTATTCATTTCATTAGAATAAAATAATGAATAAACACCGTAATATCTTGCACTCAATCTTTCAGGATCGCTTTCTTTTATTTCGTTGTATATCTTATATGCTGCTGCATATTTTCTTTCTTTTAATAAATTATACGCTTCCGCTTCTTTTTTTTCCAATACACCGTCTGCATATATCAATCTCATTTCGTTTTTTCTGTCACTTTCATTTATTCTTTTTTGACGTAATAATATATTTTTTAGTTTTACTTGTATTTCACTATCTTGAACTGTTAATAGTTTTTTAACTTCTTTTATTTCTTTTAATATGCTTTCAGTGTTTATATCGATTTTTGTATTTAGTTCGTCCCGATTATGTTCTATCTGATCGATTATATTTTTTTCCGTATGTTCAAGCAATGTAATGATATGTTTTAATTTTTCTTCTTGTTCTTTCTTTATTTGAAAACTACATAAAGATTAAAACAAAAACACTATAATTATAGCAGATATAACAGAAAATTTTATAATCGTTTTTGATAAGCTTTTACAGTTTTCTTTTCCATGTATTAAACTTATCCTTCTGACTTTAATTTTCTTAAAAATTCTTTTACGCTTTTATCATCTTTTTCTTTTATTTTTTCCAATAACTCGCCTGCTTCTTTTTTCTTACCTTCTTTATATCTAATCACTGCTTTTAAAAAAAGGCTTCCATCCCGAAGATCTTCTATATTTATAGATCTTTCAAGCAATTCTTCTGCTCTCAAATAATCTTTTTCATCTAAGGCTGTTTCAGCTTTTTTTATTATCTCTTCTCCGCTTTCCATCTTTATATGCAATAGGCTCATCGGTTCATAATAAAATACTTCCTCCAATTTCTCATAACCTTCTTTTTCAAATTCTATTTTTTGTTCTTTTTTATCCTGTATGTCTGCATATAAAAATTTCAAGATAAACCGCCCCTGCCCGTCTGAAACAGCCTTTAACCGCCCGTTCACTTTTACACTTACTCCTGAAACCCCTTCTTCATTCTCATCATATATCATTCCGTACATTACGCCCGCATCGTCTTTGTACTTTTTGCTCCACACACTTGAACAGCCGCTTGCAAGTACCAAAGTTAAGAGAAACAAACAGAATAGAGGTCTATATTTTTTATCTTTCATCAAAACAATTTTCCTAAAAATAAAAGTATTAACCGTTATGCTGCAGGGGAAAAATGATATGTACACAAAAACGGCTGATTTGTAAACTTTATCATACATATATTAATTTGTCAAGACTTAAATTCTTAAAAAATTATTTTTTTCACTTTTTTGAGATATTAGGTAAATATTATAAACTTGAGTACACCATAAGCTTAATTTCAATTTTCTAGAATTTATTTATAGATTAAGGAATTGATTTTCCTTTCCCCATATAGCAAAAATCCGGCAAGCCTCAGTGGACCTGCCGGTAAGTCCTAATAAATTTTTGATGGTAAAAAGTTTATTTTTTTATCAGGTTTGCAAATGTTGCCATGCCTGCATAGCGGGCGTTATAGCCCAGCTCATCTTCGATCCTCATTAGCTGATTGTATTTTGCTATGCGGTCGCTTCGGCTCATTGAACCGGTTTTAATCTGTCCGGTTTCGAGGGCTACGGCCAGGTCGGCAATAAAGGCATCCTCGGTCTCGCCTGAGCGGTGCGAAATTACGGCAGTGTAGCCGGCCTTTTGAGCCATTCTTACCGCATCGATTGTTTCGGTAACCGTTCCGATTTGGTTGAGCTTTATCAAAATAGAATTGCAAGCTCCTTCTTCAATACCGCGGGCAAGCCTCTTTGTGTTTGTTACAAAAAAGTCGTCTCCTACAATCTGAATTTGGTTTCCCAATTCCTTTGTCATCTTCGCATAGCCTTCCCAATCGTTTTGATCGAGAGGGTCTTCAATAGAAACAATCGGATACTTACTTATCCAATCCTTAAACAAATCGATCATTTGCTCTGCATTTAAAATTTTGGAAGGCTCAGACTTCCAAAACTTGTAGCCCTTTCTGTCGCCTGCATCAAAGAGCTCCGAAGAAGCGCAGTCCAAAGCTATAACTATATCCTTACCGGGCTTGTAACCGGCCTTTTCGATAGCCTTCATTATGTAGTCCAGAGCTTGAACATTTTCGATGTTGGGAGCAAAACCGCCCTCATCGCCTACAGCCGTAACATGTCCGTCTTTTTTTAGAATATCTTTTAAAGCATGGAAAACCTCAGCAGTCATCCTTATGCCTTCACGGATTGATGGAGCTCCCACAGGCATAATCATATACTCCTGAAAATCTATCTTGTTGTCGGAGTGGCGTCCTCCGTTTATTATATTTGCCATGGGAACAGGCATCTGCATTGCATGAACGCCTCCCAAATAGCGGTAAAGCGGCAGGCCTAAGCTGTCGGCAGCGGCGCGTGCTACGGCCATCGAAACACCGAGCATAGCATTTGCGCCGAGCTTGGATTTATTTTCGGTGCCGTCAAGATTGAGAAGCATATTGTCTATCTCGGCCTGATCCAAGGCATCAGCCCCGTCAAGCTCCTCGGCAATAACCGTATTAACTTGGTCAACAGCTTTCAAAACACCCTTTCCCATGTAGCGGCTCTTATCGCCGTCCCTCATTTCCAAAGCCTCATATTCTCCGGTAGAAGCCCCTGAAGGAACACAGGCCCGTCCGTAGCTAAAATCGCTTAACTGAACCTCAACTTCTACAGTAGGATTTCCCCGCGAATCCAAAATCTCGCGGCCTTCAATATAAATAATATCAGACATATTAACCTCCTTAAGATAAAGCCGATATTTAATTTTACCCTTATTCCAAAATAAAATCAAGCCGAAAAGAAAATCGCATGGCAGAAAATAAACAGTTTCAATCTCCAATTGTAAATTCACACAAATATTGATATAATGTCGACTATGGCAGGTATAATAGCCTTATCGGCTTTTGCAGTATTTTTAATTTTTTGCCTTATATTCAACATCCAAATCCTGTATTCTCTTTTGGCAGGGTATTTTATATTTTTAACTTACGGAATCTATGAGGGGCATTCGATTCCTAAGCTGCTTAAAATGTCTGCTAAAGGAATCTTAAAGATTAAAAACATAGTTATGGTTTTTATGCTCCTAGGAATAATCACCGCAATCTGGAGAGCAGCCGGCACAATTCCTGCAATCATTGTAATAGGGTCAAAGCTGATTGTTCCTCAAATCTTTTTACTTTTAAGTTTTTTACTTTGCAGTTTTTTGTCGGTGATGATAGGCTCTGCCTTCGGAACAGCCGCAACCATGGGCGTAATCTGCATTTCGATAGCAAGGGTTATGGGAATAAACGAGCTCCATGCAGGCGGGGCTATTTTAAGCGGCATTTTTTTTGGAGACAGATGTTCCCCCATGTCCACAAGTGCAATCCTCGTAAGCGAAATTACCGAAACCGATCTTTTTGAAAACATAAGGGGAATGATTAAAACTTCGATAGTTCCCTTTATTTTAAGCTGTCTTTTTTACTCGGCAATGGGCCTCAGCTCCAAGCCTCAAAATATTGAAATAGATGTAGCGGCCCTCTTTTACCGCCATTATAATCTCAATATTATAACAATAGTTCCCGCAGCCCTCATAATAGTTCTTTCTGCCTTTAAGGTAAGGGTAAAAAAAACAATGATCATAAGCATAATTGCAAGCCTTGCCGTCGCATTCTTTATTCAAAAAGAAAGTATAGCAAACCTTTTACGCTTTGCAGTCCTCGGCTACAAAACTTCAAGTGAAGAATTAAATGCAATGATGAGCGGAGGAGGAGCTACTTCTATGGTAAAGGTTTGTTTTATCGTTGCAATTTCTTCTGCCTACGCAGGCATCTTTGAAGAAACCGAAATCCTAAGCCTCTTAAAAAAGTGTACAAAGGTAATAGCCGAAAAAATCAGCAGCTTCGGAGCAGTACTGGTTACTTCAATTGTCGCAGGCGCCGTTACCTGTAACCAAACACTAGGCTCAATCTTAACCTATCAGCTTTGCCGAGACCTGATGCCTAAAGAAAAAATGGCCATCAGCCTCGAAAATTCATCCATAATCATAGTTGCCCTTATACCATGGACTATTGCAATGAGCGTTCCTCTCGAAATACTGAGCATACCCGCCAAATCCGGCCTTTTTGCATTCTACCTTTATTCAATTCCTATATGGAATTTAATCAGCTCGTTTAAATCTAATATATCTGCACAGAATTAATAATATCCGCACCGAAAAATATCGGTATCTATATCTTTTAAAGTCCTATAATATATGATATTATATATAAAACCACCGGCATCCTTGCCGGAATATAAAAGTAAGGGGGTAGTCATGAGTGCTTCAAACAGAAAATACAAGGACTCGGTCTTTGTCGATTTATTCAGTGAAGACGAAAAAGCAAAAGAGAATTTTTTGTCTCTTTATAATGCATTGCATGGTACTTCTCTTACAGCTACAGAAAATTTGAAGAACATCCGCTTGAATCAAGTCTTGTACATGACTTTTTATAATGACGTGTCTTATCTTGTTGAGAATAAAATCATAGTACTAGTGGAGCATCAATCAACAATTAACCCCAACATGCCTTTGCGATGTCTTGAATATGTAAGCCGTCTTTACGAAACTCTCTTTGAATCAACAAGAGAAAAATATAGCCGTAAACTTCTTAATATTCCGACACCCGAGTTTTATGTTTTTTATAATGGCGAGGAAGCCCACCCTTCAAACAGAACACTAAAACTCTCAGAAGCTTTTATAGAAAACAAAAAAGAACCCAACCTTGAATTGACTGTTAAGGTAATAAATATAAACCAACAAAAGCATCACCCGGTACTGGAAAACTGCAAAACGATGTATGAATACACCTTATTTGTGGAAACGGTACGCAGATGGAAAAAAACTGATTCTCAAAATGCTTTTCAAAAAGCCATTGAAGAATGTATATCAAACAATATTTTACGTGAATATCTAAAACGTAAAACTAAGGAGGTAATAGATATGTTATTAGCTGAATATGATTATGAAACAGATATAGCCGTACAACGCGCAGAAGAGCGTGAAATAGCCTTCGCAGAAGGAATCGAACAAGGCTTTTCTGACGGGACATACCACAACAAACTTGAAACAGCAAAGCTGATGAAAGGAATGAATTATCCGATTAGTGATATTTGCACAATATCAGGTCTTTCCAAAGAAGAAATAGAGGCTTTATAAAATCGATCAGGTTTAAGCATTGAAAGTCTTTCTATCAAGGTAGGCAAGTTCAAAGTGTAAATTCTAAAAAGCTCCGATTTTCTACATTCTTAACCTTGCAATTTTTGAAAATATATTGTATCCTTATTTAGTGCAGTCACTGCACTTGTCTTTTGTGTATCTTTTTTTTAAGAGCTGAGGCGATTGTAGATGGACTTGCAAGACCAAAATTAAGCTTTTAAGCTTTATATAAAAGGAGTTTTTATGGGATTTACAACGGATAAAATCAGAACCATCGCCGTTGCCGGACACGGTCAATCGGGCAAAACCAGTCTTGTGGAACACTTGCTCTATGTTTCGGGCCTTATCGATAAGGCAGAATCGGTAGACTCGGGAAAAACCGTGACGGACTACAGTCAGGAAGAAATCGATCGAAAAATATCTATTTACTCAACCTTAGTTAACTTACAAAAAGACGATAAGCTCATAAACATTTGGGATACTCCCGGAGCTTCTGATTTTATCGGTGAAGTAATCGCAGCCTTCCGCTCATCCGAAGCAGCTCTCATAGTTTTAGACGGAAGATCGGGCGTACAAATAGAAACAATTAAGTACTGGCGCGACCTTGACAGAAGAAACAAGCCCCGCTTGGTTTTTGCAAATAAGATGGATGAAGGCAGGGCCGACTTCGATAACTGTATAGCCGACGTTAAAAAACAGTTTCAGGTAGACGTTTTCCCGGTAAGCTTTCCCATGGGCTTAGGCGGCGATTTTAAGGGCGTTGTAGACGTTCTTCACGGAAAGGCCTATAAAATCGAAGGCGGAAAAGAAGTAGAAACGGACATTCCTGCAGAATATCAGGATAAGTACAAGGAAGCCCTGGAAGTTTTAGCCGGAGCTGCTGCCGAAGGTGATGAGGAATTACTTGTAAAATTTATAGACGAAGGGGAGCTTTCACCTGAAGAAATCAGCCGAGGTCTTACCCTTGCTATGGCAGATAATAGGATTGTTCCTCTTTTTGCAGGTTCAGCCCTCAATAATTCGGGTCTTACCTCTCTTTTACGCTTTATAAGCGAAATTCTCCCCTCACCGGAAGGATCCTTGGAAAGAGGAGCTACAAAAGAAGGAGAAGAAATCTCAATCAAACTTGATCCTTCTGCCCCCCTTTCGGCAATCGTAGTAAAAACCTCGAATGACCAGTTCTCAGGCAGACTTTCCTATGTAAAGGTTATTACGGGAACCCTCTCAGCCGATTCCGAGGTCTACAATCTTAGAGAAGAAAAAAAAGAAAGGGTCGGCAAAATCTATAGGATAATGGGTAAAAAACTTACCGAAATAAAAGAGCTTCAAGCCGGTGATATAGGCGTTTTGGTAAAACTTACGAGCACAAAGACGAATGATACATTGGCGGCCCTATCAGATGCCGTTCCTTTTGTAAGGCTCAGAACTCCCGAACCCATATATTCCTTGGCGGTTTCCGCAATCGACAAAAAGAATGACGATAAGGTCAGCGAGCAGCTGTTTAAGGCCTGCGAAGAAGACATGACCCTCTCCTTTGCTTTTAATGCCGAAACAAAGCAAAACGTTCTATCCGGCATGGGAGATTTACATACAAGCATAGTTTTGGATAAGGTTAAAAATCAGTCCAAGATAGAAATTCAAACATCCATTCCCCGAATTGCCTATAGAGAAACAATTCAGCGCAAATCCCAAGCCGAATACACGCATAAAAAGCAGTCGGGCGGCCACGGACAATTCGGCAGGGTTGTTTTGGCAATCGAGCCCCTCCCCAGAGGCGAAAAATACAAGTTTACAAATGCCGTCTTCGGAGGAGCTATCTCCAAGGGCTACATACCCGGTGTCGAAAAAGGCGTTATTGAGGCTATGGAAAAAGGGGTTTCTGCAGGCTACCCTGTAGTGGATGTTGCCGTAACCGTTCTCGATGGAAAGGAACACCCCGTAGACTCATCCGAAATGGCTTTTAAGATTGCGGCTCGAAATGCCTTTAAGGATGCAATGCGCAATGCAGGCCCCATCCTCCTTGAGCCCATTATGAACCTGACCGTCTTTGTTGAGACCTCATATCTCGGAGATATAATGAGCGATCTTTCTTCACGCCGAGGAAGAATCCTAGGCCAGTCCTCCCCCGCAAGCGGCATTGAAGAAATCAGGGCACAGGTTCCCCACAAGGAACTTTTGCGCTATGCAATCGACCTCCGCTCGATGACAAGCGGTACAGGTTCTTTTGAAATGTCCTTTGATCACTATGATCCGATATCCGGTAAGATTGCCGATGAGATAATAGCCGAAGCCAAGGCCTTCATGGAAGAACAAGAAGAATAGGCTAAAGCCTAAACAAAAAAACACCCTATCGGGAACGATGGGGTGTTTTTTTTATTTTAGATGCGGCGTTTTAACTTGCCGCATACCGCAAGCGAAGAGCGGAAACCTGTTTACATGATAGTGATCACAATCAAATCAACAACTCCAATGCTCTGCCTCGAAGTTGCTGATTTGAAAAACTTGATACTGTTTAAAGCATTGACATTCGGCCGACAGCATTACCGGCATAAAATCCTATTACAATACGTTCTGCACCGGCTTACGGCAACATGGGCAAATACCGGCGTTATATGTAGGGCGTATTCTGCTTCGTCCCATACGCCGCTTTCAAGCTTGTAGCGATATTGTTTAATACGCTTTTTTAACCGCTTTTTCTTCTTTTGCGAAAGATATATCCCCTTCGGTTTGAGTAAAAACCCTAAAAACGGAACGCCGCTCGCGGTTTTACCGATTGTTTCTTCCTTTAAGGTTAAAAGCAATTCCTCTTCCAAAAAACACTTGGCTGTGTGCAGCATATCTTTTATTTCCTGCATGGTATCAGCAAACAGTAGTACATCATCCATATACCGGACATAGCCTTTTACCTTCATCCGCTCCTTTGCATAGTGATCAAAAATTCCGAGATAAAAATTTGCAAAGTATTGACTGGTCAAATTACCGATCGGCAATCCCCGTCCTTCCGTTACAGTATAAGAAGCAAGCAGCTGATCAAATAACTGCAGCAGAGCTTTGTCTTTGAATTTACCGGCTAGCAAAGAAGCAAGTTTGCTGTGCGGGATAGAATCAAAATATTTTTTCATATCCAGTTTGAGAAAATACCGATACCGTTTAGTAAAATACAATGCGCGTACTAAGGCAGCGTTTGCCCCCTTCCCTTTCCGGCAAGCGTAACTATCATATATTTGCAGCCGCTCAAACACCGGTCCTGCAATATTGATAATAGCATGGTGTACGACCCGTTCAGTAAAAGGAGCTGCACAGATCAGCCGTTCTTTAGGGTCGTATATTTTAAAAAACCGGTAATTTCCAAGCGAGACAGTTTTGTCAATAAGATGAGCTTGTAAGGTTTTTAGATTTTCGTAAAGATTTTTTTCATATAAAAGTATATCCGGCTTTAACCGTTTACCGCGCGATGCGTTATAAAAAGCGCAGAGCAGATTATCCCATTCAGCTATGCGCAGGTACAGCTTGCCGCTTCTTTTCATATTCTTGTACCGCACGTAAAAACGCTTCGCCGAATTTTTCGCATTTTCCCTGTCCGATCCCTTCAATTTGACCCAATGCGCTTATTGTCTGCGGTTTTTTTCGGCTATTTGTGCAAGCTGTGCATTTGTTACCACTGCATAAACGGGAATTCCCGCTTGATCGGCGAGTTTTTTACGCTCATCCCGTAGATAGGAGAAAAGAGCAAACTCTTCAGGCTTTAAGATGTCTTTATAATCGACCGATGATTTTCCCTTATCAGCTGCAGGCACAAAAGAAGTCTCTATGTATTCGGCAATTATCGAATAAAAACTGTTTTCTCCCGTTGCAACAAATTCTTTGGTAACGGCGATTATTTTATGTGCACGTAAAAATGCGTTCATCTCCGCAACCGCTTGTTCGTAGTTGGAAACCGGTATAACAAATAATTTAAATTGCATCGTTTTACCCTCATTAACTCCGGTTAAAAACCCGGATTAATTTTTTAAGACTTCCATTCTTTAAAAAAAGCTCTCCTTAAGCTTTCCTAATTTCGATATTTCAGATACGGTACTTACATAAGGAGAGCACTCTTTATTTGTACAGCTCTTATCATTACTGCATACGAAAACGGCTATCCTAAGTCCGTACGCAGGCTTACTGTACACGATAGGGACGGTTCACACCGTTTGTGTGAGCTCTAGGGGCGACAAGCCAGCCGAAAGCCAAGATTGTCGTTGCTGTTGTCGGGGTTGTTGTTGTTCCGTTTACCGACGACGCAGTTCTTCGCGTTATTGTTCCAGCTACCGCCGCGTTTCACGCGGTTAACGCCAGCCGCGCCACCTTATAAAGTCCATACCGTTTTTTAGTCAAAAAATTTTCGAGCCGCTAAAGCGGCTACTCGGCACCGCTTTGACTTATTTTCAAAACTATACTGCACCTCACGACACATTTTGCCGGTTCGGTTTCGCCGCAACGGGCGGCTTACGCAACGCCCGTTGCTGCTCAACCTCACAGGCAAAATGTGTGAACCCTAGGGGCGACAAGCCAGCCGAAAGCCAAGAAAGCCGGCGCTGTCGTCGGGGTCGCTGCCGCTCCGCCGCCCGACGACGCAGCCCTCCGCGTTATTGCCCCAGCTACCGCCGCGTAAGACGCGGTCAACGCCAGCCGCGCCACCCTGCGGGTCAACTACAAATCCGCCGGATGTATAAGCAGCATCATTTGCTCCAGGATCATCATCACGCCTATCAAAACACCATTCCCAGACATTCCCGCTCATGTCATATAATCCAATATCATTCGCCCTCTTTTTTCCTACAGGATGAGTTTTGCTTCCTGAATTATTATAATACCACGCAACCTCTCCTGTTTCAGCCGTATCCCATTTATCTTTGGCTCCGCTTGCACTGTTTAATTTGGTCAGCCATACATCGCCGTATTGTGCCGCATTTGTTTTATCGCTTCCCTGCCAACGGGCCGCATATTCCCATTCCGCTTCGGTAGGAAGTCTAAAGCCTTTTTTACTCATATCGGCAGATGCATTATCGCGGGCATCTCCGTCCGTTGCGTCTTTTAATACGACGGTATGATCGTCCTTTTTGCGGTAGACGCATTCCCCCTCCCCTTTGATTTTCTGGGTATACGCATTGCACCATACAATACAGTCTCGCCAGTTTATAGTTGTTACAGGCTCTTTTTTTCCTTCTTCTGTAGGAGCGGCTCCTTCGGTTCCATGACTGCCTTCTTTTCCCTTATTAGCAAAGGTGTAGCCATTACTTTCTGCCCATGTCAGTACCTCGTGCCATAACTCATACGTTACCTCTGTCTTGCCGAGCTTGTATGGGCTTAATTTTACCTTCCGGCCGTCAATAAATACGCCTTTCCAATAAGCCTCAGTTCCGGGTAAGGTGTAGTCAGGGTCAACGCCTACAATGCCTTTTGCAGGAGGGGTTATTTTTATAAAGCCGTCGCCTGTGTCTTCAAAAGAACCTACATCGGGCGGTGCGGGCGGCGTGGCACTGCCCGAACCGCTTCCGCCCGCATTATTCGGGCAGCCTGTAAAGACCAGTGCCAATATTGCGGCTGTGATGAGCGCCGCGGCTCTTTTCAGTGCACAGAGCCTTCCGCTTGAACCGGCTGAGCTCTTGTTCAAATTTAATTTTATCATATATTTTCTCCTAAAAAATGATATGCTGTTTCAAGTCCGTCAGAACTGATATCGACCATACCCTTCAAATTTTCATCATAACTAAATGATCTAGTCATTTTTTCTCCTTCCGCATTATGCGAAGTGTACACGGAGGTACAACTGCTCAACAGCCTTCCCGCTGCCGGCGCATTTTTTCGACACAAGGCTGCTTGCGGGCGGCTTACGCTGCGCCCGCTTCACCGCCTTGCTTACGAAAAAATGCTGCGTAAACTCTAGGGACGCGAGACCAGCCGCAAGCCAAGATTGCCGCCGTAGCGGTAGTCGGGGTTGCCGCTGCTCCGAGACGCACGAGCAGCGCCATCCGCAACACTATTCCAGCCGCCGCCGCGTAAGACGCGGCTATCACCGGACGCAGCACCTTCATAATCAGGCGGCAGCGGATAGGAAAAGTTACCGTACCGGTCCCAGCACCATTCCCATACATTCCCACTCATGTCGTATAAGCCGTAGCCGTTCGCCGATTTCAACTTTACTTGGTGCGTCTTGTTACCGCTGTTTGCATCATACCACGCATAGTTTACGAGCTGTGCTTGCTCATTCGTTCCTGCCCATTTATAGTCTTTTCCGCCCTTGGCAGCCCATTCCCATTCCGTCTCCGTCGGCAGCCGGAAGCCGTTTTTACTCCGGTCTCATACGGCATTATTCCAGTTTGTATTATTCGATGTCGGTATATCGCTAAAGTTCAGTGCATCGAAGTTTATGCCGGTAACCGTGTAACACGGATCAAGATTGCACAACTTACTCAACTTATTGCAAAATGCTATACACTGATACCAGTTTACATTCTCTACCGGTCGCTTCTCCTGCACTTCGCCGCTTTCAGGCGGGTTGGAACTTCCCTGAAAATAGCTCGGATTAGTGCCCATCACCTTTTCCCACAGCTCCTGCGTTACTTCGGTTTCTCCTATCCGGTAGGCCAAAAGGCTTACCGTGTGCGGTGCATTGTTGCCGGCGTTATCAGTGTGCCCTACGGTTCCGTTCGTTACGGCGGCGATGCCTTTCATTGTAAAGTTTACGCCGTCTACCGCATAGGTTTTGTTTT containing:
- the eno gene encoding phosphopyruvate hydratase; amino-acid sequence: MSDIIYIEGREILDSRGNPTVEVEVQLSDFSYGRACVPSGASTGEYEALEMRDGDKSRYMGKGVLKAVDQVNTVIAEELDGADALDQAEIDNMLLNLDGTENKSKLGANAMLGVSMAVARAAADSLGLPLYRYLGGVHAMQMPVPMANIINGGRHSDNKIDFQEYMIMPVGAPSIREGIRMTAEVFHALKDILKKDGHVTAVGDEGGFAPNIENVQALDYIMKAIEKAGYKPGKDIVIALDCASSELFDAGDRKGYKFWKSEPSKILNAEQMIDLFKDWISKYPIVSIEDPLDQNDWEGYAKMTKELGNQIQIVGDDFFVTNTKRLARGIEEGACNSILIKLNQIGTVTETIDAVRMAQKAGYTAVISHRSGETEDAFIADLAVALETGQIKTGSMSRSDRIAKYNQLMRIEDELGYNARYAGMATFANLIKK
- a CDS encoding Na+/H+ antiporter NhaC family protein; the encoded protein is MAGIIALSAFAVFLIFCLIFNIQILYSLLAGYFIFLTYGIYEGHSIPKLLKMSAKGILKIKNIVMVFMLLGIITAIWRAAGTIPAIIVIGSKLIVPQIFLLLSFLLCSFLSVMIGSAFGTAATMGVICISIARVMGINELHAGGAILSGIFFGDRCSPMSTSAILVSEITETDLFENIRGMIKTSIVPFILSCLFYSAMGLSSKPQNIEIDVAALFYRHYNLNIITIVPAALIIVLSAFKVRVKKTMIISIIASLAVAFFIQKESIANLLRFAVLGYKTSSEELNAMMSGGGATSMVKVCFIVAISSAYAGIFEETEILSLLKKCTKVIAEKISSFGAVLVTSIVAGAVTCNQTLGSILTYQLCRDLMPKEKMAISLENSSIIIVALIPWTIAMSVPLEILSIPAKSGLFAFYLYSIPIWNLISSFKSNISAQN
- a CDS encoding Rpn family recombination-promoting nuclease/putative transposase, whose protein sequence is MSASNRKYKDSVFVDLFSEDEKAKENFLSLYNALHGTSLTATENLKNIRLNQVLYMTFYNDVSYLVENKIIVLVEHQSTINPNMPLRCLEYVSRLYETLFESTREKYSRKLLNIPTPEFYVFYNGEEAHPSNRTLKLSEAFIENKKEPNLELTVKVININQQKHHPVLENCKTMYEYTLFVETVRRWKKTDSQNAFQKAIEECISNNILREYLKRKTKEVIDMLLAEYDYETDIAVQRAEEREIAFAEGIEQGFSDGTYHNKLETAKLMKGMNYPISDICTISGLSKEEIEAL
- the fusA gene encoding elongation factor G; protein product: MGFTTDKIRTIAVAGHGQSGKTSLVEHLLYVSGLIDKAESVDSGKTVTDYSQEEIDRKISIYSTLVNLQKDDKLINIWDTPGASDFIGEVIAAFRSSEAALIVLDGRSGVQIETIKYWRDLDRRNKPRLVFANKMDEGRADFDNCIADVKKQFQVDVFPVSFPMGLGGDFKGVVDVLHGKAYKIEGGKEVETDIPAEYQDKYKEALEVLAGAAAEGDEELLVKFIDEGELSPEEISRGLTLAMADNRIVPLFAGSALNNSGLTSLLRFISEILPSPEGSLERGATKEGEEISIKLDPSAPLSAIVVKTSNDQFSGRLSYVKVITGTLSADSEVYNLREEKKERVGKIYRIMGKKLTEIKELQAGDIGVLVKLTSTKTNDTLAALSDAVPFVRLRTPEPIYSLAVSAIDKKNDDKVSEQLFKACEEDMTLSFAFNAETKQNVLSGMGDLHTSIVLDKVKNQSKIEIQTSIPRIAYRETIQRKSQAEYTHKKQSGGHGQFGRVVLAIEPLPRGEKYKFTNAVFGGAISKGYIPGVEKGVIEAMEKGVSAGYPVVDVAVTVLDGKEHPVDSSEMAFKIAARNAFKDAMRNAGPILLEPIMNLTVFVETSYLGDIMSDLSSRRGRILGQSSPASGIEEIRAQVPHKELLRYAIDLRSMTSGTGSFEMSFDHYDPISGKIADEIIAEAKAFMEEQEE
- a CDS encoding RNA-directed DNA polymerase: MKRSGKLYLRIAEWDNLLCAFYNASRGKRLKPDILLYEKNLYENLKTLQAHLIDKTVSLGNYRFFKIYDPKERLICAAPFTERVVHHAIINIAGPVFERLQIYDSYACRKGKGANAALVRALYFTKRYRYFLKLDMKKYFDSIPHSKLASLLAGKFKDKALLQLFDQLLASYTVTEGRGLPIGNLTSQYFANFYLGIFDHYAKERMKVKGYVRYMDDVLLFADTMQEIKDMLHTAKCFLEEELLLTLKEETIGKTASGVPFLGFLLKPKGIYLSQKKKKRLKKRIKQYRYKLESGVWDEAEYALHITPVFAHVAVSRCRTYCNRILCR
- a CDS encoding formylglycine-generating enzyme family protein, encoding MIKLNLNKSSAGSSGRLCALKRAAALITAAILALVFTGCPNNAGGSGSGSATPPAPPDVGSFEDTGDGFIKITPPAKGIVGVDPDYTLPGTEAYWKGVFIDGRKVKLSPYKLGKTEVTYELWHEVLTWAESNGYTFANKGKEGSHGTEGAAPTEEGKKEPVTTINWRDCIVWCNAYTQKIKGEGECVYRKKDDHTVVLKDATDGDARDNASADMSKKGFRLPTEAEWEYAARWQGSDKTNAAQYGDVWLTKLNSASGAKDKWDTAETGEVAWYYNNSGSKTHPVGKKRANDIGLYDMSGNVWEWCFDRRDDDPGANDAAYTSGGFVVDPQGGAAGVDRVLRGGSWGNNAEGCVVGRRSGSDPDDSAGFLGFRLACRP